A section of the Cryobacterium soli genome encodes:
- a CDS encoding LCP family protein has protein sequence MSRPRQQHTGIARHGRLTPARPVRTALAFVALSLAVILVSGVAVAGLAFWQFTSTVTANSIDLNGTDVPDAAPSIGSYETGFNILIVGVDNDSEQGGAYGERDSTLNDVNILVHVSADHTNAVVVSIPRDLIVAHPSCTDMNTGEEYSSMSARPVNEAMSRGGLPCVVTTIEKLTGLEIPFAGLASFDGVVRMSDAVGGVPICLSEAIDDPLADLNLPAGTSVVSGSTALAFLRSRHGVGDGSDLSRISSQQIYLASLMRTVQGDGTFTDLPKLFSLATAAATNIKLSTNLAHTDTMVSMALALKDIDLSRLVFVQYPGTTEDPNFPNKVVPLQDLADTMFAKILADEPFSLAADEPEPTDEPTTDAEAPVEADAPVVEAAPEVLSGLTGRTAEDQSCAQAFSG, from the coding sequence ATGTCCAGACCACGGCAGCAACACACCGGGATCGCCCGCCATGGCCGGTTGACACCTGCTCGACCGGTGCGCACGGCGCTCGCGTTCGTGGCCCTGAGCCTGGCCGTGATCCTGGTGAGCGGGGTGGCGGTGGCCGGGCTCGCCTTCTGGCAGTTCACCAGTACCGTCACGGCGAACTCCATCGACCTCAACGGCACGGATGTGCCCGACGCGGCTCCCTCGATCGGCAGCTACGAGACCGGCTTCAACATCCTCATCGTCGGGGTCGACAACGACTCCGAGCAGGGCGGTGCCTACGGCGAACGTGACTCCACGCTCAACGACGTCAACATCCTGGTGCATGTCTCCGCCGACCACACCAATGCCGTCGTGGTGAGCATCCCACGCGACCTCATCGTGGCGCACCCCAGCTGCACCGACATGAACACCGGCGAGGAATACAGCTCGATGTCGGCCCGGCCCGTCAACGAGGCCATGTCCCGCGGCGGCCTGCCCTGCGTGGTGACCACGATCGAGAAACTCACCGGGCTGGAGATCCCCTTCGCGGGCCTGGCCTCGTTCGACGGGGTGGTGCGCATGAGCGACGCCGTCGGCGGCGTGCCGATCTGCCTCTCCGAGGCTATCGACGACCCGCTCGCCGACCTCAACCTGCCCGCAGGCACGAGTGTCGTCTCGGGCTCCACAGCCCTGGCGTTCCTGCGCAGCCGCCACGGCGTGGGCGACGGCAGCGACCTGTCGCGCATTTCCTCGCAGCAGATCTACCTGGCCTCCCTGATGCGCACCGTTCAGGGCGACGGCACCTTCACCGATCTGCCCAAGCTGTTCTCGCTCGCCACCGCAGCGGCCACCAACATCAAGCTGTCCACGAACCTCGCCCACACCGACACCATGGTGTCGATGGCCCTGGCGCTCAAGGACATCGATCTGTCCCGCCTGGTCTTCGTGCAATACCCCGGCACGACCGAGGACCCGAACTTCCCGAACAAGGTGGTGCCGCTGCAAGACCTGGCCGACACGATGTTCGCCAAGATCCTGGCCGACGAACCGTTCTCCCTGGCCGCAGACGAGCCGGAGCCCACCGACGAGCCGACGACCGACGCCGAGGCTCCGGTGGAAGCGGATGCGCCGGTCGTCGAGGCCGCACCCGAGGTGCTGAGCGGGCTCACCGGCCGGACTGCCGAGGACCAGTCCTGCGCCCAGGCCTTCAGCGGCTGA
- a CDS encoding ScbR family autoregulator-binding transcription factor, which translates to MTRQARAVETRAAIIRAAADVFGVRGYGGASMADICEAAGLTKGALYFHFDSKEALAWGVIDAQHERALALGDDLLHSDQPGLHVLMRLTFELGKQVRDDAVSRAGIRLTMESSSLSTPVVTPYEDWMAACELLLRRAILDGDVRDDLDVTAAAHFISPAFTGVQVVSGVLTGRADLMQRLVEMWSFVLPGLVVPERWEQLRPLAQEMADRWGR; encoded by the coding sequence ATGACCAGGCAGGCCCGTGCCGTGGAAACCCGTGCGGCGATTATCCGTGCCGCCGCCGACGTCTTCGGCGTGCGCGGCTACGGTGGCGCCTCGATGGCCGATATCTGTGAGGCTGCCGGTCTAACCAAGGGCGCGCTGTACTTCCACTTCGACTCGAAGGAGGCGCTGGCCTGGGGGGTCATCGACGCCCAACACGAGCGGGCGCTCGCGCTGGGCGACGACCTGCTGCACAGTGACCAGCCCGGCCTTCACGTCTTGATGCGCCTGACCTTCGAACTGGGAAAGCAGGTGCGCGACGACGCGGTTTCGCGTGCGGGCATCCGTTTGACCATGGAGTCGAGCAGTCTGTCGACGCCCGTCGTGACCCCCTACGAGGACTGGATGGCCGCCTGCGAGCTGTTGCTGCGCCGGGCGATCCTCGACGGCGACGTGCGCGACGACCTGGACGTGACCGCCGCCGCGCATTTCATCAGCCCGGCGTTCACCGGGGTGCAAGTGGTCTCCGGGGTGCTCACCGGCCGCGCCGACCTCATGCAGCGGCTGGTGGAGATGTGGTCGTTCGTGCTGCCGGGGCTGGTCGTGCCCGAGCGCTGGGAGCAGTTGCGCCCTCTGGCGCAGGAGATGGCCGACCGCTGGGGCCGGTGA
- a CDS encoding PLDc N-terminal domain-containing protein: MTVIRTFIETAGALPERSNVLDGAGVDGAKLAALIGLTLLGLAALGAIALVVAALVQVAQAVHLSEPARSRWVLAVVFAPVFGALAWFAVGNRLQMG, from the coding sequence ATGACAGTGATCAGGACGTTTATCGAAACCGCGGGGGCGCTCCCCGAGCGGAGCAACGTGCTCGACGGCGCCGGGGTCGACGGTGCCAAGCTGGCGGCCCTGATCGGCCTGACCCTCCTCGGTCTGGCTGCGCTGGGCGCGATCGCGCTCGTGGTGGCGGCCCTCGTGCAGGTGGCCCAGGCCGTACACCTCAGCGAACCGGCCCGGTCACGCTGGGTACTGGCCGTGGTCTTCGCGCCCGTTTTCGGCGCGCTGGCCTGGTTCGCCGTGGGCAACCGCCTGCAGATGGGCTGA
- a CDS encoding universal stress protein has protein sequence MDADTGTSDSAAGREPGTQAETGDAADVHAEAAAQPAQEPGPRAGIVVGHDGSADADRSLAVALDLAAGLSAPVTIVRAWSIDTAPRPANWEFGYVSSYSDYAAAVRSRLTADTRAAVTAHPGVDVEYRVALGAPAKTLIEVSRGSRMLVVGSRGRGGLAGMLLGSVSEQCVRHADCPVLVVRPRA, from the coding sequence ATGGATGCTGACACGGGCACAAGCGACAGCGCTGCTGGGCGAGAGCCAGGGACGCAGGCGGAAACGGGGGACGCGGCCGACGTGCACGCCGAGGCCGCGGCGCAACCGGCCCAGGAGCCCGGTCCCCGCGCGGGCATCGTGGTCGGACACGACGGTTCGGCCGATGCCGACCGTTCCCTGGCGGTGGCCCTCGACCTCGCTGCCGGACTCTCGGCACCCGTGACGATCGTGCGGGCCTGGTCGATCGACACCGCGCCCCGGCCGGCGAACTGGGAATTCGGTTACGTCTCGTCGTATTCCGACTACGCGGCCGCGGTGCGGAGCCGGCTCACGGCGGATACCCGGGCGGCCGTGACGGCTCATCCGGGCGTCGACGTCGAGTACCGGGTGGCGTTGGGTGCGCCGGCCAAGACGCTCATCGAGGTGTCCAGGGGGTCCCGGATGCTCGTGGTGGGCTCGCGGGGGCGCGGCGGCCTGGCCGGGATGCTGCTGGGCTCGGTGAGCGAACAGTGCGTTCGGCACGCGGACTGCCCGGTGCTCGTGGTGCGACCGCGGGCGTGA